Proteins encoded together in one Gemmatimonadota bacterium DH-78 window:
- a CDS encoding phospholipase D family protein, which produces MVQYIDSGGRDPESSVGSWLIRESGGIAAVRIQSGFFSHAALAFLKSDLDRLSRDDGIARFLLGSNDGQTLAADVHVAAVALGLPRANAALGIVRFRNGTFFHPKVIHLIRTDGTQCAYVGSANYTEPGIRGIHVEAGVILDQRDGVAAGVLAEIARSIDSWFAGGRLGYHAVDDVASIPPLVERGIIALEVSRQTPRSPNVPQGAEPAPSYPSLAPLVAAPEVDFGTLMPDPEPDDTSDEGGAEPPETDPGDERDAPATVTKAGFPDYLKFSPEHYGVTSGRAALTDVALAHGSAGLLVRLNRDSARHFFGGPGTSNITIPVDTIGTIRFGTFGKHARPRAEFSVALTFRHDGGVVDGGSHSTNVMAYGFADGETGHQDLRMLVPAAAKDLSEAIGRAGMGQPAPNDFAILTWPTSEEPRLALDFLAPNSQIAARAANVFQTAPRRGRTAGPGACYLSAQEINEIRGT; this is translated from the coding sequence ATGGTCCAGTACATCGACTCCGGTGGACGCGACCCGGAGTCCAGTGTCGGGTCTTGGTTGATTCGTGAGTCGGGCGGTATTGCTGCGGTCCGGATTCAATCAGGGTTTTTCTCTCACGCTGCGCTCGCGTTCCTGAAGTCGGACCTGGATCGGCTCAGCAGGGACGACGGAATCGCTCGCTTTCTTCTCGGTTCAAATGACGGACAGACGCTCGCGGCGGATGTCCACGTGGCCGCTGTCGCCCTTGGGCTACCAAGAGCGAATGCGGCGCTCGGCATCGTGAGATTTCGGAACGGCACCTTCTTCCATCCCAAGGTGATCCATCTCATCCGAACCGACGGCACACAATGTGCCTATGTTGGGTCCGCCAACTACACCGAGCCCGGGATCCGCGGGATACATGTAGAGGCTGGCGTCATTCTCGATCAGCGGGACGGGGTCGCTGCTGGAGTCCTCGCTGAGATCGCCCGGTCCATAGACTCGTGGTTCGCAGGTGGTCGACTCGGATACCATGCAGTAGATGATGTCGCCAGCATTCCGCCGCTGGTAGAGCGGGGTATCATCGCTCTTGAGGTATCCAGGCAAACGCCTCGCAGCCCGAACGTTCCGCAGGGAGCCGAGCCGGCGCCCAGCTATCCTAGCCTCGCTCCACTCGTCGCGGCTCCCGAGGTGGACTTCGGGACGCTGATGCCGGATCCCGAACCCGACGATACGAGCGATGAGGGTGGCGCTGAGCCGCCTGAGACTGATCCGGGAGACGAGCGGGACGCTCCAGCTACGGTCACTAAGGCCGGCTTCCCCGATTACCTCAAATTCTCGCCGGAACACTATGGCGTCACGTCCGGTCGTGCAGCGCTTACTGATGTTGCGCTAGCTCACGGATCAGCGGGCCTCCTGGTTCGGCTGAATCGAGATAGCGCGCGCCACTTCTTTGGGGGGCCTGGCACGTCCAACATCACGATACCAGTCGACACGATCGGCACCATTCGGTTTGGGACTTTCGGGAAACACGCGCGGCCGAGGGCTGAGTTTTCTGTCGCCCTGACGTTTCGTCACGACGGAGGAGTTGTCGACGGCGGGTCTCATTCAACGAATGTTATGGCCTACGGATTCGCAGACGGCGAGACGGGCCATCAGGATTTGCGGATGCTTGTCCCCGCTGCGGCAAAGGACCTGTCCGAGGCGATCGGCCGTGCGGGAATGGGTCAGCCGGCCCCTAACGATTTCGCGATTCTTACTTGGCCAACTTCTGAGGAGCCACGGTTGGCTTTGGACTTCTTGGCACCGAACTCGCAGATCGCAGCAAGGGCGGCAAACGTGTTTCAAACCGCGCCACGCAGGGGCCGAACGGCGGGACCAGGCGCGTGCTATCTCTCCGCCCAGGAAATCAACGAGATCCGAGGCACGTGA
- a CDS encoding protein phosphatase 2C domain-containing protein, with protein MTVGPTTNGWHVALRTDAGARDGNEDSVLSMRLANGSLVVAVADGMGGLELGDVASRTALEALRNEMTRGGSLADAVRKANAAVHERAGGRPMGTTLVAAHAVGHRVTVANVGDSRAYRLTPLGIRRISIDHTHAEEARRAGGGGAEGIVTGRWSATLTRSLGGRPEVEVDVFGPIEMDDGEGLLLCSDGVHGVLADGRIESWSQSLGDPDRAVSALVDLAISSGSEDNVSAVLLHRPARSAAEPHPVSARRGPAWDPRVLVERSPVQSRKSGGRRARVLGALGLVAILAAVATWFVMR; from the coding sequence ACCTACCACGAACGGCTGGCACGTGGCCCTGCGCACCGATGCGGGGGCCCGTGACGGCAACGAGGACTCGGTCCTCTCGATGCGACTCGCCAACGGGTCGCTGGTCGTCGCCGTGGCCGACGGCATGGGCGGACTCGAGCTGGGCGACGTGGCCAGCCGGACCGCCCTCGAGGCACTGCGCAACGAGATGACGCGCGGGGGCTCCCTCGCCGACGCCGTGCGCAAGGCGAACGCGGCCGTGCACGAGCGCGCCGGGGGTCGCCCCATGGGCACCACGCTGGTGGCGGCGCACGCGGTCGGACATCGGGTGACCGTGGCGAACGTCGGCGACAGCCGCGCCTATCGACTCACCCCGCTGGGCATCCGCCGGATCTCGATCGACCACACCCACGCCGAGGAGGCGCGCCGCGCCGGCGGCGGCGGTGCGGAGGGCATCGTCACGGGTCGCTGGAGCGCGACGCTCACCCGGTCGCTCGGCGGGCGTCCGGAGGTGGAGGTCGATGTCTTCGGACCCATCGAGATGGACGACGGCGAGGGACTCCTGCTCTGCAGCGACGGCGTGCACGGCGTACTCGCCGACGGTCGCATCGAGAGCTGGAGCCAGTCGCTCGGCGATCCCGATCGGGCGGTGTCGGCCCTGGTGGATCTGGCGATCTCGAGCGGCAGCGAAGACAACGTCTCGGCCGTACTCCTCCACCGGCCGGCACGCAGCGCAGCCGAGCCGCACCCGGTGTCGGCCCGGCGCGGGCCGGCGTGGGATCCCCGCGTGCTCGTGGAACGCAGTCCGGTCCAGAGCCGGAAGTCGGGTGGACGGCGGGCTCGGGTGCTCGGAGCCTTGGGACTGGTGGCCATTCTGGCCGCCGTCGCCACCTGGTTCGTGATGCGATGA
- a CDS encoding DNA methyltransferase codes for MSTVATDTDTGLERLDEVDWTFRTADTGGATHRLHPYPAKFIPQIPRTLIRELHPGDGTAVLDPFCGSGTTLVEAALAGKRAIGVDLSPIACLVSSVKTTPLNADLVELGRRASEVGRSAQPRIPDIPALDHWFRLDVQRGVSRLIQGIDAVSEGAARSALRVCLSNILVRVSNQESDTRYAAIEKDVSEELVFSLFQSAVGRAAAALQETWGGLFEVPKVSVLNRDVLELEATDISDPVSLVVTSPPYPNAYEYWLYHKYRMFWLGMDPVAVRKSEIGARPHYHGSNPQSAADFQRQMVSVMKTLSELLTRSGSVCFQVGDSVIRGELIDNSTLLTRAASEAGFRLVRSFDRTIPSNRKSFNPRHARIKKEQILVFRR; via the coding sequence GTGTCGACGGTGGCTACTGACACAGACACCGGCCTCGAGCGGCTGGATGAGGTCGATTGGACGTTCCGAACGGCCGACACTGGCGGAGCGACCCACCGGCTCCATCCCTACCCTGCCAAGTTCATACCTCAGATTCCCCGGACCCTCATTCGGGAGCTCCATCCGGGCGACGGTACGGCCGTGCTTGATCCATTCTGCGGTTCGGGCACTACCCTTGTCGAAGCCGCACTGGCAGGCAAGAGAGCGATTGGAGTTGACCTAAGTCCGATCGCCTGTCTGGTCAGTTCGGTGAAGACTACTCCTTTGAACGCCGATCTGGTGGAGCTCGGCCGACGCGCCTCGGAGGTTGGTCGCTCCGCGCAGCCACGTATTCCGGATATCCCTGCACTCGACCACTGGTTCAGACTCGACGTTCAGCGTGGGGTTAGCCGTTTGATACAGGGCATTGACGCAGTCTCGGAGGGAGCGGCGAGAAGCGCGTTGAGGGTGTGCCTCTCAAACATCCTCGTTCGAGTTTCGAATCAGGAGAGCGATACTCGCTACGCCGCAATCGAGAAGGACGTCTCGGAAGAGCTGGTCTTCAGTCTCTTCCAGTCCGCCGTGGGGCGTGCGGCTGCTGCCCTACAAGAGACGTGGGGTGGCCTCTTCGAGGTACCCAAGGTGTCGGTCCTGAACCGGGATGTCTTGGAGCTCGAAGCTACCGACATTTCAGATCCCGTATCCCTTGTAGTCACCTCCCCGCCCTACCCGAACGCCTACGAGTACTGGCTCTACCACAAGTACCGGATGTTCTGGCTAGGTATGGATCCGGTCGCCGTTCGTAAATCGGAGATCGGAGCGAGACCACACTACCATGGCTCCAATCCGCAATCCGCGGCGGACTTTCAGCGACAGATGGTGTCGGTAATGAAGACGCTGAGTGAGCTGCTCACCAGGTCGGGGAGCGTTTGCTTCCAGGTCGGTGACTCCGTTATTCGCGGCGAGTTGATCGACAACTCCACGCTGTTGACGCGTGCCGCGTCCGAGGCTGGCTTCCGACTTGTGCGGTCGTTCGATCGAACGATCCCGAGCAACCGGAAGTCGTTTAACCCGCGGCACGCTCGAATCAAGAAGGAACAGATTCTGGTCTTTCGCCGATGA
- a CDS encoding DNA methyltransferase, with amino-acid sequence MTHANGSALLEWREYRYFPYEKEFAEAEVRSVLGTEPIEADGGLLVPAGRAVPDRVRRLTYFGRVLLPDGSTSVPDQAVLETGVLNGRRQATRYSAHGIHEYKGKFNPQVVRAIGNILGLETGSRILDPFCGSGTTLLESAHAGWHSLGIDRNPMAVRIAKAKLRAFKIATGPLPNYVEKLTRSLGGFVEELSHDQAVPKRALDLLLGSGWTDQIPSFDYLSRWFPLPVLGQAWLVLRTVRELELSTDDSNIFEVILSDLLREASLQEPADLRIRRRRDPQANYPLLGPFLEMLEQRVDTIIRAREGVPHTDTTHHAFVGDNRTREAYACSDESFDALITSPPYATALPYIDTQRLSLVLLGDVGSKEISGLERSLTGAREISAGNRRELEARIRARDSRMPDSVNALCTTLLEAASGPENGFRRKNKPALVYRYFDDMRRFFEAVRPVLKSASTAALVVGHNRTTLGGTEFLIDTPALLGDVASSVGFELVNSRTMDTYPRYDLHQDNSIDSETLIEVRAEP; translated from the coding sequence ATGACTCACGCTAACGGATCCGCGCTCCTTGAGTGGCGAGAGTATCGATACTTCCCCTATGAGAAGGAATTCGCAGAAGCTGAGGTTCGCTCGGTCCTCGGCACGGAGCCAATAGAGGCCGATGGCGGTCTCCTGGTCCCGGCCGGACGGGCCGTACCCGATAGAGTGCGTCGCCTGACGTACTTTGGTCGAGTGCTTCTTCCGGACGGCTCTACCAGCGTTCCGGATCAGGCCGTTCTTGAGACCGGAGTTCTGAATGGCAGACGCCAGGCGACGCGCTACTCCGCTCACGGTATCCACGAGTACAAGGGGAAGTTCAATCCTCAGGTGGTGAGAGCCATCGGGAATATTCTCGGGCTCGAGACAGGGTCACGGATCTTGGACCCTTTCTGTGGAAGCGGCACGACTCTGCTCGAGAGTGCACACGCCGGTTGGCACTCATTGGGTATCGACCGGAACCCGATGGCGGTTAGAATCGCCAAGGCGAAGCTTCGGGCGTTCAAGATCGCCACAGGTCCGCTCCCCAACTACGTAGAGAAGCTCACCCGAAGCCTCGGTGGATTCGTAGAGGAGCTTTCACACGATCAAGCCGTCCCGAAGCGCGCGCTTGACTTGCTGCTTGGAAGCGGCTGGACCGATCAGATTCCCTCGTTTGATTACCTCTCGCGGTGGTTCCCGCTGCCGGTGCTCGGCCAAGCCTGGCTAGTCCTTCGAACCGTTCGCGAATTGGAGCTCTCCACTGATGACTCAAACATCTTCGAAGTGATCTTGAGCGACCTACTTCGAGAGGCCTCACTGCAGGAACCCGCCGACCTCAGAATCCGGCGTCGGCGCGATCCGCAGGCGAACTACCCTCTGCTCGGACCGTTTCTCGAGATGCTCGAACAGAGGGTCGATACGATCATTCGAGCACGTGAGGGAGTCCCTCATACGGATACCACTCATCACGCATTCGTTGGCGATAACCGGACGAGGGAGGCATATGCCTGCTCCGATGAGTCCTTCGATGCACTGATCACGAGCCCCCCTTATGCGACTGCTCTCCCGTACATCGATACTCAGCGACTCAGTTTGGTTCTCCTTGGTGATGTCGGTTCGAAAGAGATCTCAGGACTTGAGAGATCGCTGACTGGGGCGAGAGAGATTTCTGCAGGAAACCGCCGGGAACTCGAGGCACGCATTCGGGCGCGGGATTCGAGGATGCCCGATAGCGTTAACGCACTCTGTACGACCCTGCTCGAAGCGGCGAGCGGGCCTGAGAACGGCTTCCGGCGCAAGAACAAGCCCGCGCTAGTGTACCGCTACTTCGACGATATGCGCCGGTTCTTCGAGGCCGTACGCCCGGTACTCAAGTCGGCCTCAACCGCGGCCCTTGTTGTCGGCCACAACCGGACCACGCTTGGTGGAACGGAGTTCCTGATAGACACTCCAGCACTCCTGGGGGACGTAGCGTCCTCGGTCGGATTTGAGTTGGTGAACTCGCGGACGATGGACACCTATCCGCGCTACGATCTTCACCAGGACAACTCAATCGACTCAGAGACGCTAATCGAGGTAAGGGCCGAGCCTTAG
- a CDS encoding zinc-dependent metalloprotease, translating to MNRIALLALTFATLGLGGCSVFRSSGGDAAPSPSEGAQNAAARRAPAGGDGGPGVYAEVVTDEAETREGLFRTHRIDDKLLFEIPVGAFDTEMLLIGRPVESTLQDPGGFFGGGARLIVQWERHGDAVVLREKEYDIVADSADAIWGQVGGFRNGPVLARFDIEAYNPTDSAAVVEVTDLFLTYQRELGAVQGTRRDASWFEHVAAFPRNIEVEATQTGSDRSPGAPSSAPNTAQTVRMHWSMLLLPDEPMMPRWEDDRVGFNSSQWYDFSLPEHRSRLRRFIHRFRLEPSDPAAFARGELVDPVEPIVYWIDPATPDWLKPWVKKGVDEWESAFEEAGFSNAIRGEIAPADDPDWSLFDARHSVIYWRPSTVPNATGGQTVDPRSGEILKGEVNMYHNVMNLLRNWYFIQVSPLDERAQQLPLPDSLMGRLVEYVVTHEVGHSIGFPHNMKASAMYPADSIRSVDFLERMGGHVATLMDYSRFNYVAQPEDSIPVDLLVPKVGPYDRFAVKWGYRPIPEASTPDEELPVLDAWARTQDTIPWLRFSTSDAPNDPENQTEAVGDADAVKSTTLALLNLERVMNSLIDVAERPGEDYALLEELYGEGVGQWGRYMRHVAALIGGAITQEKYGTGARFEPVAEERQREAMNFLAENAFDVPEMFLDRDVLWRIEAEGAVARIRQAQSGILNTLLSPRKLNTLVEYEALTDGDTYTLPEFMADLRRGVWGPLSGSGTLRMDIHRRNLQRAWLDAVDAELNPSDADLERESNAPAAARRAPRWASDVRALLREELRELDTLAGRAESRAGDALTRVHLRDVQAEIDRILSGGE from the coding sequence ATGAACAGAATCGCTCTGCTCGCCCTCACCTTCGCCACCCTCGGACTGGGGGGCTGCTCGGTCTTCCGCTCGTCGGGAGGCGATGCCGCGCCCAGTCCCTCCGAAGGTGCGCAGAACGCCGCGGCGCGGCGGGCTCCGGCGGGTGGCGACGGCGGCCCGGGAGTCTACGCCGAGGTGGTGACCGACGAGGCCGAGACCCGCGAGGGCCTCTTCCGCACGCACCGCATCGACGACAAGCTGCTCTTCGAGATTCCGGTCGGGGCCTTCGATACGGAGATGCTCCTGATCGGGCGTCCCGTGGAGTCGACGCTCCAGGATCCGGGCGGCTTCTTCGGGGGCGGCGCGCGGCTGATCGTGCAGTGGGAGCGCCACGGCGATGCGGTGGTGCTGCGCGAGAAGGAGTACGACATCGTCGCCGACTCTGCCGACGCGATCTGGGGGCAGGTGGGCGGCTTCCGCAACGGGCCGGTGCTGGCGCGCTTCGACATCGAGGCCTACAACCCGACCGACTCGGCGGCGGTGGTGGAGGTGACCGACCTCTTCCTCACCTACCAGCGCGAGCTCGGCGCCGTGCAGGGCACGCGGCGCGACGCCAGCTGGTTCGAGCACGTGGCCGCCTTCCCGCGCAACATCGAGGTGGAGGCCACGCAGACGGGTTCTGACCGCTCCCCCGGCGCCCCGTCGAGCGCGCCCAACACGGCCCAGACGGTGCGCATGCACTGGAGCATGTTGCTGCTCCCCGACGAGCCGATGATGCCCCGGTGGGAAGACGACCGCGTCGGCTTCAATTCGAGTCAGTGGTACGACTTCTCGCTGCCCGAGCACCGGTCGCGGCTGCGCCGCTTCATTCACCGGTTCCGGCTCGAACCGTCGGATCCGGCCGCATTCGCCCGTGGGGAGCTGGTGGACCCGGTCGAGCCGATCGTCTATTGGATCGACCCGGCCACCCCCGACTGGCTCAAGCCCTGGGTCAAGAAGGGTGTCGACGAGTGGGAGTCGGCCTTCGAGGAGGCCGGATTCAGCAACGCCATCCGTGGTGAGATCGCGCCGGCGGACGATCCGGACTGGTCGCTCTTCGATGCGCGGCACTCGGTGATCTACTGGCGCCCGAGCACGGTGCCCAACGCCACCGGCGGTCAGACGGTCGATCCCCGCTCGGGAGAGATCCTGAAGGGGGAGGTCAACATGTACCACAACGTGATGAACCTCCTGCGCAACTGGTACTTCATCCAGGTGTCGCCCCTGGACGAGCGCGCGCAGCAGCTGCCCCTGCCCGACTCGCTGATGGGGCGCCTCGTCGAGTACGTCGTCACGCACGAGGTCGGTCACTCGATCGGCTTTCCGCACAACATGAAGGCGTCGGCCATGTACCCGGCCGACTCCATCCGCTCCGTCGACTTCCTGGAGCGCATGGGCGGTCATGTGGCCACGCTCATGGACTACTCGCGCTTCAACTACGTGGCGCAGCCCGAGGACTCCATTCCGGTCGATCTCCTCGTGCCGAAGGTGGGGCCCTACGACCGCTTCGCCGTGAAGTGGGGCTACCGCCCGATCCCCGAGGCCTCCACGCCGGACGAGGAACTCCCGGTGCTCGACGCCTGGGCCCGCACCCAGGACACGATTCCCTGGCTGCGCTTCAGCACCTCCGATGCACCGAACGACCCGGAGAACCAGACCGAGGCCGTGGGCGACGCCGATGCGGTGAAGTCGACCACCCTGGCGCTGCTCAACCTCGAGCGGGTGATGAACTCGCTGATCGACGTGGCCGAACGACCCGGTGAGGACTACGCCCTGCTCGAAGAGCTGTACGGAGAGGGTGTCGGCCAGTGGGGGCGGTACATGCGCCACGTGGCCGCCCTCATCGGCGGTGCGATCACGCAGGAGAAGTACGGCACCGGCGCGCGATTCGAGCCCGTGGCCGAGGAACGTCAGCGGGAGGCGATGAACTTCCTGGCCGAGAACGCCTTCGACGTGCCCGAGATGTTCCTCGATCGCGACGTGCTCTGGCGCATCGAGGCCGAGGGTGCGGTGGCCCGGATTCGGCAGGCGCAGAGCGGGATTCTGAACACCCTCCTGTCGCCCCGGAAGCTCAACACCCTCGTCGAGTACGAGGCGCTCACCGATGGCGACACCTATACGCTGCCCGAGTTCATGGCCGATCTGCGACGCGGCGTGTGGGGCCCGCTCTCCGGCTCGGGCACGCTCCGCATGGACATCCACCGCCGCAACCTGCAGCGGGCCTGGCTCGATGCGGTCGACGCCGAGCTCAACCCGTCCGACGCCGACCTCGAGCGGGAGTCGAACGCCCCGGCCGCCGCGCGCCGCGCCCCCCGGTGGGCGAGCGACGTGCGGGCCCTGCTCCGCGAGGAGCTCCGCGAGCTCGACACCCTGGCCGGTCGGGCCGAGTCGCGGGCGGGCGATGCCCTCACCCGGGTCCACCTGCGCGACGTGCAGGCCGAGATCGACCGGATTCTCTCCGGCGGCGAGTGA
- a CDS encoding protein kinase: MTDETLRESGNTESVRAALEALGPGFELVRELGRGATAIVYLVRDHELDRDLAVKVIRSSFGADEEAMARLEREAKLVAQLQHPNIVKLYGTRHLSDGSMVLLMEHVPGRNLKELLQDTGALPPRRAMRFLDDIASALAYAHRRRIVHRDVKPENIYIDDEVGTARLADFGVARPWDLDTRLTLPGESLGTPAYMAPEQIDGNDVDGRSDVFSLGLVAYEMLAGGHPWEGESIYSIIFKQKQEEPRSLREIRPDLSDRVVAIVERAIRKDPADRWSSAEEMLEAVKGLDGSEMDPLMHGLGLEEGDSRAAAAAVPSAPGRGGGAGRRPGRRAAPPAGRRKGRGRALLLLGAVAVLIASAWQPLGIGEALAGLGFGGGDAAEVAQLPPDAAPGAGSTADTLPPPEPGSPRLLTGRGGNAQSGPVGTALPTPLRVQVLDSAGVPVPGVEIAFAALSGEATFEPAVARSDDEGAASTTVALPATPQDIEVVARATEVEGLEARFLVSAVPASGAAFGGIDGDEQSAAPGERLPDALLVRVVDDEGEPVEAAEVEFLTEHGTVTPATDLTDRAGWAVARWTLGPEAGEQEAVARLSGSGVRVVFTATAVEPGSEDEAADSIPDEGAPATPSGPSGPAPDVARQGWDVGGTMVCVVGQGGRPFCRGGASASDDVGGVVAVSAGVTHACGIDESGQAWCWGSNDSGQLGDGSRSAHGGRPVEGLARFGRVTAGLSHSCALDGQGQAYCWGSNLSGQLGTGGRDDRTVPAPVATALRFSRITSGWNHTCALTPSGQVNCWGLNADGQLGDGGRVDRLTPVAVPAGAGFQELAAGSAHTCGLRDGQVFCWGSNQHGQLGNGTLDPSLRPTPVAGLPRVASVVAGAAHACARTTEGEVYCWGQNLHGQLGDGSNTSRALPTLVQGEITFTSLLAGGAITCGRASDGGTWCWGFNQSGQLGDGSRTSRSSPTRVGG; encoded by the coding sequence ATGACCGACGAGACTCTCCGCGAGTCGGGCAACACGGAGTCGGTCCGGGCCGCGCTCGAGGCACTGGGCCCGGGATTCGAACTCGTGCGCGAGCTGGGGCGGGGCGCGACGGCCATCGTCTACCTCGTGCGGGACCACGAGCTCGACCGCGATCTGGCGGTGAAGGTGATCCGCTCCTCGTTCGGCGCCGACGAGGAGGCGATGGCGCGACTGGAGCGCGAGGCGAAGCTGGTCGCGCAGCTGCAGCACCCCAACATCGTGAAGCTCTACGGTACGCGGCATCTATCCGACGGAAGCATGGTGCTGCTCATGGAGCACGTGCCCGGCCGCAATCTGAAGGAGCTGCTGCAGGACACCGGCGCCCTCCCCCCTCGCCGCGCGATGCGGTTTCTCGACGACATCGCCTCGGCGCTGGCCTACGCGCACCGGCGCAGGATCGTCCACCGCGACGTGAAGCCGGAGAACATCTACATCGACGACGAGGTCGGCACCGCCCGACTCGCCGACTTCGGCGTGGCCCGGCCCTGGGACCTCGACACCCGGCTCACCCTCCCCGGGGAGTCGCTCGGCACCCCCGCCTACATGGCCCCCGAGCAGATCGACGGCAACGACGTCGACGGCCGATCCGACGTCTTCAGTCTCGGCCTCGTGGCCTACGAGATGCTCGCGGGCGGCCATCCGTGGGAGGGCGAGAGCATCTACAGCATCATCTTCAAGCAGAAGCAGGAGGAGCCCCGCTCCCTGCGCGAGATCCGCCCCGACCTCTCCGACCGGGTGGTGGCGATCGTGGAGCGCGCGATCCGCAAGGACCCCGCCGACCGCTGGTCGTCGGCCGAGGAGATGCTCGAGGCGGTGAAGGGGCTCGACGGTTCGGAGATGGACCCGCTGATGCACGGGCTGGGGTTGGAGGAGGGGGACTCCCGAGCGGCGGCGGCCGCCGTGCCGTCCGCCCCGGGGCGCGGGGGCGGCGCCGGTCGTCGCCCCGGTCGACGGGCCGCTCCTCCGGCCGGCCGGCGAAAGGGTCGGGGGCGGGCGCTGCTCCTGCTGGGGGCGGTGGCGGTGCTGATCGCGTCCGCGTGGCAGCCCCTCGGGATCGGAGAGGCCCTCGCCGGGCTCGGGTTCGGCGGCGGCGACGCCGCCGAGGTGGCGCAGCTGCCCCCCGATGCGGCTCCCGGTGCGGGATCGACCGCCGACACCCTGCCCCCGCCCGAGCCCGGCTCGCCCCGCCTTCTGACGGGGCGCGGCGGAAACGCGCAGTCGGGCCCGGTGGGCACGGCCCTGCCGACCCCCCTCCGCGTGCAGGTGCTCGACTCGGCGGGGGTGCCCGTGCCCGGGGTGGAGATCGCCTTCGCCGCGCTCTCGGGCGAGGCCACCTTCGAGCCTGCGGTCGCCCGCTCCGACGACGAGGGTGCGGCCTCGACGACGGTGGCGCTCCCCGCCACCCCCCAGGACATCGAGGTGGTGGCCCGCGCCACGGAGGTGGAGGGGTTGGAGGCGCGCTTCCTGGTGTCGGCGGTACCGGCCTCCGGCGCGGCCTTCGGCGGCATCGACGGCGACGAGCAGTCGGCCGCCCCGGGGGAGCGGCTGCCCGACGCGCTCCTCGTGCGGGTGGTGGACGACGAGGGCGAGCCGGTGGAGGCGGCCGAGGTGGAGTTCCTCACGGAGCACGGCACCGTCACCCCCGCCACCGACCTCACCGATCGCGCCGGATGGGCGGTCGCCCGCTGGACGCTCGGGCCCGAGGCCGGGGAGCAGGAAGCGGTGGCGCGGCTCTCCGGATCGGGGGTGCGCGTGGTGTTCACCGCCACCGCCGTGGAGCCGGGCAGCGAGGATGAGGCCGCCGACTCGATCCCCGACGAGGGGGCGCCGGCCACCCCGTCGGGGCCCTCCGGTCCCGCGCCCGATGTCGCCCGACAGGGGTGGGACGTCGGGGGCACCATGGTGTGCGTGGTGGGCCAGGGGGGGCGGCCCTTCTGCCGCGGGGGCGCGTCCGCCTCCGACGACGTGGGCGGCGTGGTGGCGGTGTCGGCCGGAGTCACGCACGCCTGCGGCATCGACGAGAGTGGGCAGGCCTGGTGCTGGGGCTCGAACGACTCCGGGCAGCTCGGCGACGGTTCGCGCAGCGCGCACGGGGGACGCCCGGTGGAGGGGCTGGCCCGCTTCGGCCGGGTGACGGCCGGGCTGTCGCACTCCTGCGCGCTCGACGGCCAGGGGCAGGCCTACTGCTGGGGGAGCAACCTGTCCGGCCAGCTCGGCACGGGGGGGCGCGACGATCGCACGGTGCCGGCGCCGGTGGCGACGGCGTTGCGGTTCTCGCGCATCACCTCCGGCTGGAACCACACCTGCGCCCTGACCCCGTCGGGGCAGGTGAACTGCTGGGGACTGAACGCCGACGGACAGCTCGGCGACGGCGGCCGGGTCGATCGGCTCACGCCGGTGGCGGTTCCGGCGGGCGCCGGCTTCCAGGAGTTGGCGGCGGGCAGCGCACACACCTGCGGGCTCCGCGACGGACAGGTGTTCTGCTGGGGCAGCAATCAGCACGGGCAGCTGGGCAACGGCACCCTCGACCCGTCGCTGCGCCCCACCCCGGTGGCCGGATTGCCGCGGGTGGCCTCGGTGGTGGCGGGGGCGGCCCACGCCTGCGCGCGCACCACCGAGGGCGAGGTGTACTGCTGGGGGCAGAACCTGCACGGGCAGCTCGGCGACGGCAGCAACACCAGCCGCGCGCTGCCCACCCTCGTGCAGGGCGAGATCACCTTCACCTCGCTGCTGGCGGGCGGGGCGATCACCTGCGGGCGCGCCTCCGACGGCGGCACCTGGTGCTGGGGCTTCAACCAGAGCGGTCAGCTCGGAGACGGCAGCCGCACCAGTCGATCCTCGCCCACCCGGGTGGGCGGATGA